The following coding sequences lie in one Anoplolepis gracilipes chromosome 4, ASM4749672v1, whole genome shotgun sequence genomic window:
- the Pain gene encoding transient receptor potential cation channel protein painless, which yields MDLEEDSLQEHLLNVYDSSPICTEILYKLLLDALRSRDFRSFRNTVEYNLRKQPPVLNINYIHPNHSEETYLDIASRNGLIEFVEFLLRKGANPNRVNEAHNRAPIHFATEGGYVDTLTALLAEPTINPNLEAGQQTALHIAVRKKDLACADLLLERGASASIPNSKGLTALHLAAMKGQRDMAELILNKCRQCPDVDSYKDYNHQTTREVIQQKLPELLLPPKSENREANANDLKYYLIANDETNFLRSLELVKIEVLHSVVEDLLEMATQRDFHEVVVGILEKLKGNLFSVKKAAQVAVEQGNHAILQELLNVEPEVANDLILNVCLELGMPGKRGIDNTSDRLQCLRLILEQERVDVRCTDNKGNTPLHYAARAGCREAVTLLLERGSYIGHMNKFNIPPIADIPMCTLSHYFDDCLQTQKERTNEYTIEFNYRCLMPHDVLTEHDKNHRTTSEMEVFKYMTCNGTLKHLLKHPLLSSFLFLKWHKIRHILYVNFVFYVIFYFLLNAYILGKTYDSSANKNETQTVNNSSNDAALGSTLQIAWYQNNLLWAFTTVSLLLFISRETLQFISCPWRYLQNLGNWLEITLIVLTVAVLCGAGPQVSAIVILLSAWELVIMISQHPRMTTGIEMFRTVSFNFARFLFPYAFLILAFALAFYTLFKDGDDTSFPDPGRSLFKTVIMLTGEFDATDIPFVSHPVWSHIVFVLFVFLIAIVLFNLLNGLAVSDTAEILCKAELIGLISRIGLLSYIEDVAIGKPCKRFCCGNSYSLRWNPFRFLAKRILLFPHCLRGGKINIKRYDCLDVYNKDRNYEKYIRNESVNRDKRWATLKMDLNIIKKAIQIISKKNQLSDNERIMITLNKLEEKLAGMELSLNIVKLAVENNNVDNTMESVRKD from the exons ATGGATTTGGAAGAGGATTCACTGCAGGAGCACCTTCTAAACGTATACGATTCTTCCCCAATCTGCACCGAAATTCTTTACAAGCTTCTGCTAGACGCTCTACGATCCAGGGATTTTCGTTCCTTCCGAAATACTGTGGAGTATAATTTGAGGAAGCAGCCGCCCGTTTTGAACATCAACTATATCCATCCCAATCATTCTGAAGAGACGTATCTTGACATAGCCAGTAGAAATGGCTTGATAGAGTTCGTAGAGTTCCTTTTGCGCAAAGGGGCGAATCCTAATAGAGTGAATGAGGCGCACAATCGCGCTCCCATTCATTTCGCCACCGAAGGCGGATACGTGGATACGTTGACAGCTCTGTTGGCGGAGCCGACAATAAATCCGAATCTTGAGGCAGGACAACAGACCGCTCTGCATATCGCGGTAAGGAAGAAGGATCTGGCATGTGCCGATCTATTGCTGGAAAGAGGCGCCAGCGCCAGTATTCCCAATAGCAAGGGTCTGACGGCCCTTCACCTGGCAGCGATGAAGGGACAGCGCGATATGGCAGAGCTGATACTAAACAAGTGCCGACAGTGTCCGGACGTGGACAGTTACAAGGACTACAATCATCAGACGACGCGAGAAGTGATTCAACAGAAGTTGCCGGAACTCTTGTTGCCGCCCAAGTCTGAAAACCGAGAAGCGAACGCGAACGATCTCAAGTATTACCTGATCGCCAATGATGAGACGAATTTTTTGAGGAGTTTGGAGTTGGTCAAAATAGAAGTTCTTCACAGTGTGGTCGAGGATTTGCTGGAGATGGCCACACAACGTGATTTTCACGAGGTCGTGGTGGGAATTTTGGAAAAACTCAAGGGAAATCTCTTCAGCGTAAAGAAAGCTGCGCAAGTGGCTGTTGAGCAGGGTAATCACGCTATTCTTCAGGAATTGCTGAACGTGGAGCCTGAAGTGGCCAACGATCTGATTCTGAATGTCTGTCTGGAGTTGGGAATGCCAGGAAAACGAGGAATCGACAATACATCTGATCGCTTGCAATGTCTGAGATTAATCCTAGAACAGGAAAGGGTGGATGTTCGTTGTACTGACA ATAAAGGTAACACACCACTGCATTACGCAGCCAGGGCGGGTTGCCGCGAAGCGGTAACTTTGCTCCTCGAACGAGGCAGTTACATCGGTCACATGAATAAGTTCAATATACCACCCATCGCCGACATTCCAATGTGCACGCTGTCGCATTATTTCGACGACTGTCTGCAAACGCAAAAAGAACGGACGAACGAATACACTATTGAATTCAATTATCGCTGTTTGATGCCGCACGATGTTCTTACGGAACATGACAAGAATCATCGGACAACTTCCGAGATGGAAGTGTTCAAATACATGACTTGCAACGGCACTCTCAAACACTTACTGAAGCATCCGTTGCTCTCATCCTTCCTTTTCCTCAAATGGCATAAGATACGGCACATCTTGTACGTGAATTTTGTCTTTTACGTTATCTTCTACTTCTTGTTGAATGCTTATATTCTGGGCAAGACTTATGACAGTTCcgcgaataaaaatgaaacgcAGACGGTCAACAACAGCTCGAACGATGCAGCTTTGGGAAGTACCTTACAAATCGCCTGGTACCAGAACAACCTCTTGTGGGCCTTCACTACTGTATCGTTGCTACTTTTTATCTCCCGGGAGACCCTCCAGTTCATCTCCTGTCCTTGGCGGTATCTGCAAAACTTGGGCAATTGGCTGGAAATTACGTTGATTGTGCTAACTGTCGCTGTACTGTGCGGCGCAGGACCTCAAGTCAGTGCTATAGTAATCCTCTTATCTGCATGGGAATTGGTCATCATGATCAGCCAGCATCCGCGAATGACTACAGGCATCGAGATGTTTCGTACAGTCTCGTTTAATTTCGCGCGCTTTCTTTTCCCGTACGCTTTCCTCATCCTCGCGTTCGCTCTAGCCTTTTACACGCTCTTCAAGGACGGCGATGACACGAGCTTCCCCGATCCCGGTCGCTCGCTCTTCAAGACCGTCATCATGCTCACTGGCGAGTTCGACGCCACCGACATCCCGTTCGTCTCGCATCCCGTTTGGAGCCACATCGTGTTTGTGTTGTTCGTCTTCCTCATCGCCATCGTGCTGTTCAATCTGCTCAATGGTCTGGCAGTCAGTGACACTGCCGAAATTTTATGCAAGGCCGAACTGATTGGACTCATCTCTCGAATAGGTCTGCTTTCTTACATCGAAGATGTGGCGATCGGCAAACCATGCAAACGTTTCTGCTGCGGAAATTCATACTCGTTACGATGGAATCCATTCCGCTTCCTCGCCAAAAGAATTCTTCTGTTTCCACATTGCCTGAGAGGTGGCAAAATCAACATCAAGCGGTACGACTGCCTGGATGTGTACAACAAAGACAGGAATTATGAGAAATACATTCGCAACGAGTCCGTGAATCGCGACAAACGTTGGGCCACTTTGAAGATGgatcttaatataattaaaaaggcTATACAAATTATCTCcaagaaaaatcaattgtcGGATAATGAAAGAATAATGATCACGTTGAATAAATTGGAGGAGAAACTGGCGGGGATGGAGCTCTCTTTGAATATCGTGAAGCTCGCAGTTGAAAACAATAATGTCGATAACACGATGGAATCTGTGAGGAAGGATTAA